In Rosa chinensis cultivar Old Blush chromosome 1, RchiOBHm-V2, whole genome shotgun sequence, a genomic segment contains:
- the LOC112187740 gene encoding protein trichome birefringence-like 33 — protein sequence MHKMKSPPFSSSSSFSVLRKARLSPYLFTLLAFILFVAVLYGEDLMCIFSQQLEPPAAAFSDHLVVKPGKIKRQKLPFSIGKTDPECDIFTGRWVWDESNRPLYEESECPYIQPQLTCQEHGRPDKDYQKWRWQPDGCDLPSFNATLMLETLRGKRMMFVGDSLNRGQYVSMICLLHSLIPDEAKSMETFDSDSRTVFTAKDYNATIEFYWAPFLLESNSDNAVNHRISDRLVRKGSMNYHGKHWKGVDVLVFNTYLWWMTGQKFKILQGSFEDEVKDIVEVPTAEAYRMAMKSMLRWVRRNMDRNKTRVFFTSMSPSHGKSIDWGGEPNRNCYNQTSLIEDPNYWGSDSRKNIMEVIGEEFRKSKVPISFLNITQLSSYRKDAHTSIYKKQWSPLTPEQLANPVSYADCVHWCLPGLQDTWNELLFAKMFYP from the exons ATGCACAAAATGAAGTCACCCccattctcttcctcttcttccttctccgttTTGCGTAAAGCTCGCCTCTCTCCCTACCTCTTCACCCTCCTCGCCTTCATTCTCTTCGTCGCCGTCCTCTACGGCGAGGACCTCATGTGCATTTTCAGCCAGCAACTCGAACCCCCCGCCGCCGCCTTCTCCGACCATCTCGTCGTCAAACCCG GGAAGATCAAGAGGCAGAAGCTGCCGTTCTCCATCGGCAAGACTGATCCGGAGTGCGACATCTTCACCGGAAGATGGGTTTGGGACGAGTCGAATCGGCCCCTTTACGAGGAATCGGAGTGTCCGTACATCCAGCCACAGCTGACTTGCCAGGAACACGGACGGCCGGATAAGGACTACCAGAAATGGCGGTGGCAGCCGGACGGCTGTGATCTTCCCAG CTTCAATGCTACTTTAATGCTGGAGACTCTAAGAGGGAAGCGGATGATGTTTGTGGGAGATTCTCTGAACAGGGGTCAGTATGTTTCTATGATTTGTCTTCTCCACTCCCTCATTCCCGATGAAGCCAAATCCATGGAAACCTTCGACTCAGATTCACGAACTGTTTTCACAGCCAAG GATTACAATGCTACAATTGAGTTCTATTGGGCGCCATTTCTTCTTGAGTCGAACTCGGATAATGCTGTCAACCATAGGATATCGGATAGGCTTGTCAGGAAAGGGTCCATGAATTACCATGGCAAACACTGGAAGGGGGTTGATGTATTGGTGTTCAATACCTATCTGTGGTGGATGACCGGCCAGAAATTTAAGATCTT GCAAGGGTCTTTTGAAGATGAGGTGAAAGATATTGTGGAGGTGCCAACCGCGGAGGCTTATCGTATGGCAATGAAAAGTATGCTAAGATGGGTGCGGAGGAACATGGACCGCAATAAGACAAGGGTCTTTTTCACTAGCATGTCACCTTCCCATGGAAA GAGTATTGACTGGGGAGGTGAACCAAACAGGAACTGTTACAATCAAACTAGTTTGATCGAAGATCCGAACTATTGGGGTTCAGATTCCCGGAAAAATATAATGGAGGTAATAGGAGAAGAATTCAGGAAGTCAAAGGTGCCCATTTCATTCCTCAACATCACCCAGCTCTCAAGTTATCGCAAAGATGCACACACGTCAATCTACAAGAAGCAGTGGAGTCCATTGACTCCAGAGCAATTAGCAAACCCTGTTAGCTATGCAGATTGTGTTCATTGGTGTTTGCCTGGTCTGCAGGATACTTGGAATGAGCTTCTCTTTGCCAAAATGTTCTATCCTTGA